GACCGCGCTTCTTGTGATGCGTTGGCCGATCCGCCGAAGACGGCGCACGGCATGAAGACACTCGCTGCCTGTTTTATCGCGATTGCGCTCGTGTTGCGGGTAGCACCGATTTGCGCCGCGCCTGTTCAAACAGAAGCCGTAGCAATGATGGGGCATTGCGAGGAAATTCCCAATCATCATGACGGGAAGGGCGGACAGAAAGGGGACGACGCGGCGCGTTCGTGCCATGCGTGTGCCTTTCCGCCCGTGGCAACCGCCGACTTGGCGCAGCCCTTGCGGGTCATCGCGGCCCAGAATTTTTCGGCTAGCACGCAATTAGCGGGCGGCGTACTCAAGCCGCCAACCCCGCCTCCGCGAAGGCGTAGCGCGCACTATTTTTCTCAATCAACAATCGGAGTTAAATCATGAAAACCAAGTATCTTTTGGGTGCTCTCGCGCTCACCATGTCCACCGCTGCCTTTGCCGCCGAACCGGCACCTACCCCTGAAAAGGAGTGCTGCTGCTGCAAAAAGGATGAACATGGCAAGATGGCCTGTTGCAAGGACAAGGACGCCAAGTCCGGTGACGAGCATAAAGGCCATGACATGGGCGGCATGGATCACAAATAAGTAAGATTGCGCGGAGGGCTGGCGACGGCTCTCCGCGTTTCTTCGTTGAAGGAAATTGAACATGCGAAAGTTCTTTTTGGCAATAGCGCTCGTTGCAACTCCGGCGCTGGCGGCAAGCGATGCTGTGATGCACCGCGACCCTGGCTGTGGATGTTGCGAAAAATGGGCTGCACAAGTCCGCAAGGCGTTCGGACGCAGCGTGAAAGTCATCGACGATGCTAACCGCCCGGCGCTGCAACGGCGGGTCGGATTGCCTGCTGGCCTCGCATCATGCCACACCGCGCTTATCGACGGCATGGCTTTCGAAGGTCATGTGCCTATCGCTGATATGAAGCGGGTATTGGCGGAGAAGCCCCAAGGTGTTCGCGGACTGGCAGTTGCCGGAATGCCATTGGGATCACCGGGCATGGAAGCACCCGGTTATCCGGCAGACCGCTATAATGTCATTGCCTTTGGCTCTGGCAAAACGAGAGTATTTGCCAAGCATTGAAAATTGTAACCGTTGCCGTTGCTGGACCGAATATCATTCATAGCGGCGATATATCGCGACGCTATTCCAGCTACCCGACGGAGAGAGTTTATGACCAAATATTTTGCCGCAGCTGCCGCCTTGCTTTTTGTTACGCCCGCTGCCTTTGCAGCCCAAGCCTCGACTGTTGCAGATGCGGTTGACGCCTGTTGCGCGGCACTTGACGCATGTTGTGAGCAGGCGATGGACTGCTGTGACGACTGAATAACTGCGGTGATAGAAGCGCCCGGCCAACTGGCCGGGCGACTTTTGCGAAACCATCGGCAGACCGCGTGATTAGTGGGCGAAAATCATCCAAACTGCCATCCCGACCATCATCACATTCTCGGTGAGCGAGACAAAGCCCAGAGGCACATTACTGTCGCCGCCGACGCAGGCACATTTGAGTTCGCGCTTTTCGATATAAACCGCCTTGAACACAGACATCGCGCCGATGCCGCCGATGAACAATGCGACCGGAATCGACAGCCAGTTGAGCGCGCCAGAAGCCATCAGGACGCCCGCCAGTCCTTCGGCAAACGGATAGATGCGCGAATAAGGCACCCAGCGTTTTGCGAGCAGGTCGTAATTCAAAAACATCGTCGCAAACCTATCGACATTTTGAAGCTTGAGCATCGCAAGGATACACATGCTGAAAGCGATGAACCATTCGCCCGCGTGGATTGTGAAAGGCGTTCCATAAACCGCGAAACTTGCCGCCAGCGCCATCAGCGCGGTCATTGCGAACAGCGCGATCACTGGCTGATACGTCGTTGCCTTGGGATCGGCGACCGACAAACCGAGATAGCGGCGTAGATCGTCATGTCCGCCGATGCGTTCGCCGCCAATAAAGATTTGCGGCGTGGTCTGGACACCGTGTTTGGCCTTGAATGCGTCGGTTTCCTCGCGCGTAGTAAGCCAGCGGTCCTCCAAGGAAAAGCCCTTGCGCTTGAGTAGATCAAGCGCTTTGAGACCATAGGGGCAGGTGTGTTTTGGCATCACCATACGGTAAATGGTGGCGGTCTTGGCGGCTGTGCTGGCCTGCGCCGGTTTTGAAATTGTGGCTTGAGTCATGGGTGTTTCCTCATTGGAATGTAACGTCACCCGACCTATATAGGTTCCGTAGCATAGTACGGAGTCAAGCGATGAATGCGATGACCATCGGAAAACTTGCAGCGGCGGGCGGCGTGGGCGTGGAGACGGTGCGCTTTTACCAGCGCCGGGGCTTGCTCGCGGAGCCGGATCGCAACGGCGGGGTGCGGCGGTATGACCATACCGATCTCAGCCGTTTGCGTTTCATCCGCGCGGCTCAGGCGGGAGGGTTCACACTATCTGAAATCGGGGAGTTACTCGCGTTGGACGCCACCGAAGAACGGGAGCGCGCGCGGGAGCTTGCGAACAAGCGCATCGTCGAGATTGACGAGAAAATCGAGACTCTCAAAACCGCCCGGCGGTCGCTGAGACGTTTGGCCGATGAATGCGCAGAAGGTGGCGACGGGCGGTGCCCTATTATTGAAGCCTTTGAGCCCCAATGATTTTCACACATGGTGCGCTGCCCTTCGGGCGACCCGCTCTATCCGCTGGTGCGGACCGGGCCTGTAGTCCCGGCCCATCCGGGTGACGATCGGGAGCGGTTATGATGAGCGGGACGTCTGAAGGCGCTCCTGAGGGCGCGGCGTTCTTGAGCTGACCCGCAGGCGCACTCGCCTCTCTCCTTGCCGGATGAGCGCCGGGCGCGCGCTCGCTTCGACGGCGGTGCTGCGCTTCGCGCGGGCGGCCGTGTCGTGAACTCGGCTTGCCGGCACATCACCCGTCTGCGTCGCACCGTTGCGAGGGCGCCGTGGGTGGTGATCCGCTGCACGTCTCTGTGAGCGCCTGACCGGCGCTGTTCGCTTGTTTGAGCGTGAACGCCAAGGGCTTCGCCCTCTCGTTCCCAAACCGGAATAGACACCCCCGTGTGGCGGGCATGGCCCGCTGGTCCGCGCCAGGGCATCGATTTCGGTTTTCCCTCCCCCTCCCATCCTAGCCGGAAGGCAGGCCGCATGTCGCATGTCGATTGCGGCTTTCAGCCGAAGGAAGGATTGGGAAATGACCGATTTGCTGTTGCAGTATCGCGCTTGCGGGGCAGAGTGCCGCGACGATTACTTGCGTCAGGTGGCGCATGACAACGGTTTGCCGCTGGCCTGTGTCCGCAGCATTGCCGACCGGCTTGGCGAGCGCGAGGATTTCGGGGCGCTTGTTCTGATTTGCGAGCAACGCCGAGGGCGTTTGCAATGAGTACGCGAAAGCGTGGCCGCGTCAGGGTGGCGAGCGACACCGACCAGATAATGATGACGGGCATAGAGCCAATCAGTCTTGGCGAGCGGCTGACATGGGCCGCGCAGCAGCCGATGCAGCCCAAGCGGACGCAACGCCCGCTCGACATCGGGTTTTGGGACCCGATGCGCCGCCAGTTGGAATTGTTTTGAGCGGACGTTGCTAGGCCGTTCGGCGAAACGTGCTGAACTGGAATTTCTGCACCGAACCGCCGGGCGTCAAATGCTCGTGGCGTCGTTCGGCTATCAGGTCGAAGTCATCGCCTAATATGGCGGCGATGCTGGCAGCGTTGTGTCGGGCGACCGGCAAGCCGCTGCACTTTTCGGGTCCATCCGGCGCGAACGTGCCGATGACCGCAATGCCGCTGGGGTTGAGAGCGGCGCGCATGGCTTGGGCATATGCTTGCTGTTGCGCCGATTCGGTGAGGAAATGAAACGCCGCGCGGTCGTGCCAGACATCAAAGCGGGTCGCAGCGTGCCACGCCGTCACATCGGCGACGATCCATTCGACAAATTCGGCAGCTTTCCCCAGCTTTGCCTTGGCAACAGCGAGCGCGTTGGCCGACAGGTCGAGAACCGCTACCGGCGCGTAACCCGCCTCAACCAGCGCACCTGCAAGCCGCGAAGCACCGCCGCCGATGTCAATAACACCGCCGCGCCCGTCATAAGCATCGGCAATCAGCTCCAGCGACAGCGCAGGGGATTCCTCAAACCAGCTTACCTTTGCGGCATCCTTGGTCGCATATACATTCTCCCAATGGCTGCTTTGTTCGTTCGTCATCGTTTGTCCTCCGTCATGTCGTCCGCCCGGGCCCGAAAAGAATCAACGCGGCTCCTGCCAAGCAAATTGTCGCGCCGATGAAATCCCATCGGTCGGGCCGAACGCCTTCGACACTCCACAGCCAAAGAAGCGAGGCGGCTATGTAAACGCCGCCATAAGCGGCGAACGCCCGTCCGGCGGCGTCGCTGTCGATGCGGGTGAGCATCAGCGCGAAGATTGCCAACGAGATAACTCCCGGCAGCGTCCACCAAGCCGATTTGTCCAGACGTAGCCATGCCCAGAATGCGAAACAGCCCGCTATCTCCGCGAGGGCCGCAGCAGCGTAAACGAACGCGGTCGAGACGAGGGGCGTGGTCACAGCTTCAAACCAACTCTCGGCCCCGCCCAGACCATTGCCGAATACAGCGCCATCGTAAGGACGCAGCCCGCGACAAGCGCGGGCCAGAAACCGAAGCCGCGTTTGAGCAGCACCGGGATGAACAAAAACATCGGCAGGCTCGGCAACACATACCAGAATGTTGCACCCGAATGCTCGGCCATGCGTTCGATGTCTTGCGTATCGCGCCACAGCCAAATCATGCCCAAAACTGAAATCAGCGGCAGCGATGCTATCAGTGCGCCTGTGCCGGGATTCCGGCGCGCAGTTTCGGAAACGATAACGATGATGATGGCCGAAACGACAGCTTTGATAACCAGATACAGCATTAGGAAATGGCCTTTCCGCGCGGGGCGAGGGTTTCGATGATTTTGCAGTCGCCAATCGTGCCGTGACGGCAAGACCCAAGCACACGGTCTAACTCGCTACGCAGCGCGCTAAGATCGCCTATCTTGCGGTCGATTTCGGTCAGGTGGCTTTGCGCGATGCTATCCACCGCCTCGCACGACTGCGCCTTGTTGTCGGAAAGTGTCAGCAGTTCGCGCACTGCTTCGAGCGTAAAGCCCAGATCGCGGGCGCGGCGGATGAAGGAAAGGCGCGCGAGATGCTCAGCACCATAGGCGCGGTAGTTGGCGGATGTCCGGGCGGGCGGTGGCAGGAGGCCGATTTTTTCATAATAACGCACGGTTTCGACCTTGGTCGCGGTTGCGTTTGCCAGTTCGCCGATTTTCATCTCTTGACCCTGTAGTTGCTACAGGGTGTAGCTAGGCGTCCGACTCGGGATTTGTCGAGAAGGATTTGAGATGGCGGACAATTGCTGCGAAAGTGCCTGCGGGAGCGAGACGGCCAAGGCCGATCCGCGCTGGCGGCGCGTGCTGTGGGCGGCACTGATCGTCAATGCAGGCATGTTTCTCGTAGAGATGGCAGCGGGTGCAGCGGCGGATAGCCGCGCATTGCAAGCCGACGCGCTCGATTTTCTGGGTGATGCAGCGAATTACGCGGTGAGCCTTGCGGTGGTGGGCATGGTGCTGGCTTGGCGCGCGCGGGCCGCGCTGCTGAAATCGCTGTTCATGCTTGGCTTTGGGGGCTGGGTGTTTGGCAGCGCGATGTTCGCTTTCGTAAACGGCACTTCGCCTGATCCCGAAATGATGGGTGCGGTCGGCGCTTTGGCGCTGGTTGCCAATGTCGGCGTGGCGCTGTTGCTTTACCGTTACCGAGCAGGTGACGCCAATATGCGCTCTGTCTGGATATGCTCACGTAACGACGCCATCGGCAATGCTGCGGTCATAGTGGCCGCACTTGGCGTGTTTGGCACAGGAAGCGCGTGGCCGGATTTGATTGTCGCATCCGTCATGGCAGCTTTGGCGTTGACCGGAGGTTTGCAGGTGTTCCGGCAAGCGAAATCAGAATTGCGGACGGTGGCAGTATGAAACGGGCGCACGCGATCATGCTCATCGACAATGAAATGGCGGCATATCGTGCTGCCAAGGCAAGCCAAAATATAACCACGGCTTGGGCAGCGCTGGAACGAGCGCATATAGTCTCTCAGCCTTTTCTTGGCCCGCATATCGCCAATCATTGGTCGATGCTGTGCTTTGCTTTCGAGCAACGCGACCTGCGCGAATTGACAGGACAGATCGTCCGACTTGCGCTTGCGCCGCTCGGCGCACTGACCGGCCGCATTCCCGTTGGCAACACGGGACGCTCGAATGTTAGTGCTTTTCTGCCGATGCCAATCGCCGATGACTTGGCGCGTGCGATGGAAGTCGTCTCCGAATGATGAAAAGATTGCTCCGAGTCGATGCGGTGGCTAAGCGGAAAAGCATGATGCAATTCATTGCCCGTTTGATTCTTGCTTTCGCGTTCGTCGCGAGCACGGCTCATACGCCTGCAATCGCGCATGAAGAACCGGCAAGTCATCACGCCGATCATAAGGCGGCATTCGCCTCTGACGCGATAATGGACCATCATGGTGACGCGCCTTCGTCACCCGAAGGCACGGGCGAGGGTGTCCATCACCACCATTGCCCCTCTGCGCTTGATGCGCGCGCGACCGACGTTGCCCTTGGCGCAATGTCCGGCAAAGCCTTATTGCCATTGCAACGCGCGACAGTGCTGACCTCTTTCAGTCAGGCACCACCCACCGAACCACCCTCTACCTGAACCGCGCCGTTAGGGCGGGCTTTGCGCCCGGCCCTTTAACGTGTCTACGGTTCAGGAGTTTTATCATGTTTCCCAAATTGCGCACCGCCTTGCTGGCGGCGGCGCTGGCCTTTCCGGCTACGGCTGCCTTTGCGGAGCCGATCACGCTGGATGAAGCCATTGCCAAGGCCATTGAGGCCGCGCCGTCGATCCGCGCCAATGAGGCGGCGGTCGCTGCCGCACAAGCTGGCCGTGTCCAAGCGGGCGTCCGCCCCAACCCAACCGTCACCGTCGAAGGCGAAAACCTAGTCGGCAGCGGGCCATACAATGTCTTCGGCCAGGCCGAGATTACTGGCACCTATAGCCAGACAATCGAGCGCGGCGGCAAACGTGACGCGCGTGTCGCCTATGCCGAGCGTGACATCGGCGTTGCAGAAGCCTCATCGCGGGTGGCACGGCTCGAACTTGTCAGCGCCGTCCAGCGCGCATTTCTTGATGTTATTGTCGCCGGATATGTCGTCGAAATCGCAGAAACACGACTTGGCGTAGAAGTGGAAATGCAGCGTGAAGCTCTGCGCCGAGTGCGCGGATATAAGGACCCGCTGTTCGTCGAGACGAGCGCATCGGCGCGGGTCACACAGGCACGGCTTAATCTGATCGAGGCGCAGGCGCGGCAGCAGGGTATGCGCGCGGCGCTGGCCGCATATTGGAACGGTGAGGCAGAGGATGTCGAGACGGTCGGAGAAGTAATGTCTGGCATCCCAGCAGCGCGGGAACTTGCGACCGCCGATGCGGAACTCGCGGAGTCTGAGGTCGCGCGAGCGTCGGCAGCGGTGATATTGGAACAGACACGGGCGCGGCCCGACTACACAGTCAGTGGAGGGGTACGCTTCCTGCGCGGCACCAACGATGTGGCGCTGGTTGCGGGTATCACCATTCCATTGGGACGCTTCGACCGTAACCAAGGCAATATCGCAAAGGCCCATGCCGAAAAGCTGCGGATCGAGTTGACTGCCGAGGCGCAGCGGCTCGACAAGCTCCGCCGTCTTGCCAGCCTTGGCGCAGAAGCTGACGCCGCGCGAGCCCGCGCCGACGCTATCGTTCTTGAGGTCTATCCGCAGACTACCAAGGCGCTCCGGCAGGTGCGAGAGGGCTATGCGCGCGGCGGCTTCAACTTCCGCGACATGCAGGGTGCTGCCGACGCGATCATTCAGGCGCAGGCCGAATGGCTCGATGCCGTCATCCGTTACCGTGACTTACAAACAGAAATCGACCGGCTGACCGGGCGCTTCGACGCCGCTGCCGACAGGGGGACTAATCCATGAGAAACAACATCATCAACCGGCTTGCTGTCGCGCTTTTCATCATCGCGCCTTTGGGAGCCTGTGGCAGTAGCAGCAGCGAGCCTACCGCAGAAAGTGGCGAAGCAGGCGAACCGGAAAAAGGGCCGCACAATGGCCGACTTTTGAAGGATGGCGACTTTGCGCTTGAAATGACCATCTTCGAGGACGGTGTGCCGCCGCAATTCCGGGTCTATCCGACCAAGGACGGCAAGCCAGTCGATGCCAAGACTGTGCAATTGACGGTAACGCTCAAGCGGCTGGGCGGTGAGGTCAACACCTTCCCGTTCAAGGCTGAAAAGGATTATCTGACCGGACAAGGTGTGGTCGAGGAACCGCACAGCTTCGACGTCGAGGTCGTCGCGGTTGAAAGCGGCAAACGTCATGTCTGGAAATATGCCAGCCCCGAAGGTCGCACACGGATTACCGCCGAAGCCGCCAAGGCCGGTGGAATCGAGATCGAAACAGTGGGGCCAGCTACCATCGGCGAGACGCGCGAGCTTTACGGGACAGTCCAGTTGGCGACGACCGCACGGTCCGAAATTCGCGGGCAGTTTCCGGGGCGGATTGTCTCGGTCACAAAGCAAGTCGGCGACACCGTGAAGCGCGGTCAATTGCTCGCGCGGATCGAGTCGAGCGAGTCCTTGCAGGTTTATCCGGTCTATTCGACGGTCAGCGGCGTTGTTGCCGAACGCAATGGCAATCCCGGCGATGTGACCTTCGACCGTGCGCTCTACGTCATTACCGACTCGGCGCAGACGACGGTTGTGTTCAACATCTTCCCCAAGGACCTAGGTGCAATCCAGCCCGGTATGGCGGTGCAGATCGAAACGATGGAAGGCACCGCAATCGCTGCGGCACGTCTGGGTCAGTATCTCCCCGATGGCAATGCCGAGGCAGGCACAGCGCTTGTGCGGGCATCGGTCCCCAATCGAGGTGGGCGGTTGCGTCCCGGTATGGCGCTTCGTGGCCGCGTGACAATCAACGCAGTGCAAGTGCCGCTGGCGGTGCGCACCGAAGCGTTGCAACGTTTCCGTGACTTTACGGTGGTCTTTGCCAATTACGGCCAGGATTACGAGGTCCGCATGTTGGAGTTGGGGCGCAAGTCGCCTGAATGGACCGAGGTGCTTTCGGGCATCAAGCCCGGCACGCCTTATGCCGCCAAAGGAGCCTTCCTCATTCGCGCCGACATCGAAAAGTCGGGCGCGAGCCATGACCATTGATCGGGGATAACTGACATGCTTGCCCGTATCATCGGCTTTTCCATCCGCCAGCGCTGGTTCGTGCTTGCTGTCGTCGCGCTGCTTTGCGCGCTCGGCGTCTATAGCGCGACCCAGCTCCCCATCGACGCTGTTCCCGACATCACCAATGTTCAGGTGCAAATCAACACCGAGGCGGAGGGTTTTTCGCCGCTCGAAGCCGAGCAGCGCATTACCTTCCCCATAGAAACCGCGATCTCTGGCATCCCCAAGCTTTCCTATACCCGGTCGATTTCGCGGTATGGCTTGAGTCAGGTCACCGTCGTCTTCGAGGACGGCACCGATACCTATTTCGCGCGCCAACTCGTCAATGAGCGCATCCAGTCGGCGAAATCGCAACTGCCGCCGGGGATCGAACCGCAGCTTGGCCCGCTTGCGACGGGACTTGGCGAAATCTTCATGTATGCGGTCGAACCTAAACCCGGCGCGCGCAAACCTGATGGTTCGGAATATACGCCAAGCGATTTGCGCACATTGTCCGATTGGGTTGTGCGTCCTCAGATGAGGACAATTCCTGGCGTTGCCGAGGTCAACACAATCGGCGGCTATGCGCGGCAATATCATGTCACGCCCAACCCGCAGCAGCTCGCTTCGCTCAAATTGTCGCTAACAGATATTGTCGAGGCGCTTGAAGCTAATAACGCGAACAAAGGCGCGGGCTATGTCGAGCGTGCAGGCGAACAGATATTGATCCGTGTACCGGGTCAGGCAAAGGACGAAGCTGACCTTTCGCAGATAATCGTCGCGACGCGCGGCGGCGTGCCGATCCGCATTGGCGATGTTGCCGAAGTTGTGATCGGTTCCGAACTGCGCACCGGCGCGGCGACCGAGAATGGGCGCGAGATCGTGCTTGGCACGATTTTCATGCTCACCGGCGAGAAC
This portion of the Sphingobium sp. genome encodes:
- a CDS encoding DUF411 domain-containing protein, encoding MRKFFLAIALVATPALAASDAVMHRDPGCGCCEKWAAQVRKAFGRSVKVIDDANRPALQRRVGLPAGLASCHTALIDGMAFEGHVPIADMKRVLAEKPQGVRGLAVAGMPLGSPGMEAPGYPADRYNVIAFGSGKTRVFAKH
- a CDS encoding glutaredoxin — its product is MTQATISKPAQASTAAKTATIYRMVMPKHTCPYGLKALDLLKRKGFSLEDRWLTTREETDAFKAKHGVQTTPQIFIGGERIGGHDDLRRYLGLSVADPKATTYQPVIALFAMTALMALAASFAVYGTPFTIHAGEWFIAFSMCILAMLKLQNVDRFATMFLNYDLLAKRWVPYSRIYPFAEGLAGVLMASGALNWLSIPVALFIGGIGAMSVFKAVYIEKRELKCACVGGDSNVPLGFVSLTENVMMVGMAVWMIFAH
- a CDS encoding MerR family transcriptional regulator codes for the protein MNAMTIGKLAAAGGVGVETVRFYQRRGLLAEPDRNGGVRRYDHTDLSRLRFIRAAQAGGFTLSEIGELLALDATEERERARELANKRIVEIDEKIETLKTARRSLRRLADECAEGGDGRCPIIEAFEPQ
- a CDS encoding class I SAM-dependent methyltransferase encodes the protein MTNEQSSHWENVYATKDAAKVSWFEESPALSLELIADAYDGRGGVIDIGGGASRLAGALVEAGYAPVAVLDLSANALAVAKAKLGKAAEFVEWIVADVTAWHAATRFDVWHDRAAFHFLTESAQQQAYAQAMRAALNPSGIAVIGTFAPDGPEKCSGLPVARHNAASIAAILGDDFDLIAERRHEHLTPGGSVQKFQFSTFRRTA
- a CDS encoding YnfA family protein, yielding MTTPLVSTAFVYAAAALAEIAGCFAFWAWLRLDKSAWWTLPGVISLAIFALMLTRIDSDAAGRAFAAYGGVYIAASLLWLWSVEGVRPDRWDFIGATICLAGAALILFGPGRTT
- a CDS encoding DUF3147 family protein, with protein sequence MLYLVIKAVVSAIIIVIVSETARRNPGTGALIASLPLISVLGMIWLWRDTQDIERMAEHSGATFWYVLPSLPMFLFIPVLLKRGFGFWPALVAGCVLTMALYSAMVWAGPRVGLKL
- a CDS encoding helix-turn-helix domain-containing protein — encoded protein: MKIGELANATATKVETVRYYEKIGLLPPPARTSANYRAYGAEHLARLSFIRRARDLGFTLEAVRELLTLSDNKAQSCEAVDSIAQSHLTEIDRKIGDLSALRSELDRVLGSCRHGTIGDCKIIETLAPRGKAIS
- a CDS encoding cation transporter, encoding MADNCCESACGSETAKADPRWRRVLWAALIVNAGMFLVEMAAGAAADSRALQADALDFLGDAANYAVSLAVVGMVLAWRARAALLKSLFMLGFGGWVFGSAMFAFVNGTSPDPEMMGAVGALALVANVGVALLLYRYRAGDANMRSVWICSRNDAIGNAAVIVAALGVFGTGSAWPDLIVASVMAALALTGGLQVFRQAKSELRTVAV
- a CDS encoding DUF3703 domain-containing protein, with protein sequence MKRAHAIMLIDNEMAAYRAAKASQNITTAWAALERAHIVSQPFLGPHIANHWSMLCFAFEQRDLRELTGQIVRLALAPLGALTGRIPVGNTGRSNVSAFLPMPIADDLARAMEVVSE
- a CDS encoding TolC family protein produces the protein MFPKLRTALLAAALAFPATAAFAEPITLDEAIAKAIEAAPSIRANEAAVAAAQAGRVQAGVRPNPTVTVEGENLVGSGPYNVFGQAEITGTYSQTIERGGKRDARVAYAERDIGVAEASSRVARLELVSAVQRAFLDVIVAGYVVEIAETRLGVEVEMQREALRRVRGYKDPLFVETSASARVTQARLNLIEAQARQQGMRAALAAYWNGEAEDVETVGEVMSGIPAARELATADAELAESEVARASAAVILEQTRARPDYTVSGGVRFLRGTNDVALVAGITIPLGRFDRNQGNIAKAHAEKLRIELTAEAQRLDKLRRLASLGAEADAARARADAIVLEVYPQTTKALRQVREGYARGGFNFRDMQGAADAIIQAQAEWLDAVIRYRDLQTEIDRLTGRFDAAADRGTNP
- a CDS encoding efflux RND transporter periplasmic adaptor subunit: MRNNIINRLAVALFIIAPLGACGSSSSEPTAESGEAGEPEKGPHNGRLLKDGDFALEMTIFEDGVPPQFRVYPTKDGKPVDAKTVQLTVTLKRLGGEVNTFPFKAEKDYLTGQGVVEEPHSFDVEVVAVESGKRHVWKYASPEGRTRITAEAAKAGGIEIETVGPATIGETRELYGTVQLATTARSEIRGQFPGRIVSVTKQVGDTVKRGQLLARIESSESLQVYPVYSTVSGVVAERNGNPGDVTFDRALYVITDSAQTTVVFNIFPKDLGAIQPGMAVQIETMEGTAIAAARLGQYLPDGNAEAGTALVRASVPNRGGRLRPGMALRGRVTINAVQVPLAVRTEALQRFRDFTVVFANYGQDYEVRMLELGRKSPEWTEVLSGIKPGTPYAAKGAFLIRADIEKSGASHDH